In Acidisarcina polymorpha, the DNA window AGCTCTTTTCTTGCGAAACAGATTTGCGGGCACGCAACAGCGGGTGAACTACCCAGCAAATCGCAATGGATGATGTGCCCGTCGCGTTGCGCATAGGCGCCTTACTTTCGCTTTTGTTGAGCGATCTGGTCGGCTGCATTTCCCTGCGCGCCTGGGCAGGAACAATTAGGTGGAATTGGCTGAAGGCCCCGCATCCTTATCCTGGGCAGAGCAACCATACGAGTTTAAGGATCATCTTTATGACGACCGTCTGTTCACGCCTCCAGATGGGCGCGCGCCTTTGCGATCTCTGAACTTGTGGATGACACCAGTCTAGAGAAGATCATGCATTGGAACGCGGATCGGCTTTTTCAAAGCTTACCTACAATTAGCCGATCTTAACCCAATGTTGGGATAGATCGTCGCCCGTCCACCAGCACAGTGAAGACGCTTCTTTCAATCGAGCCTTTCTGGAGATAAGCCGATGACATAGCAGTGTTCCACGATCACGAGGCGACATTGCTCTGCCCCGAGGATTGTCAGTGAATTTGCAACATCGCGAAATTGGGATAAGCTTCCACGATGTATAGTTCCTGACCATGCGTCGAGCTCAATTAGGGAAGCTGTATGAATAGTGCCAAAGAAGAAGTATCCAGTCAGGCAATAGCCACCGAGTTGGAGCGGCTCTGCGAGAGCGCGACCTTTAGAAACTCCCCTCGCCTATGCCGCTTCCTGCGTTATACAGTTGAATCGGCGATGCGGGGCGAAGGCGAGAAGCTCAAGGAATATGTGATCGGGACGGACGTCTACGATCGTCGCCATCCGTATTATCCAAGCCAGGACTCGATCGTACGTACCGAAGCAAAGCGGCTCCGCAATAAACTCAAAGAATATTACGATACCGAGGGATTAGAGGACGAGGTCCTCATCTACTATCGCACCGGAAACTACCAGCCGATCTTTCGGCGGAGCGAACGTCGTTCAGACACGACCAAAATGCCAGCCGAAAAGACGGCGGCAGCCCCGAACGAAACGTCTCCGGGCGTCACCATTGCGGTTCTCCCTTTTAGGCATCAAAAAGGGGATAGTGAAGCCGCGGCTATCGCTGCCGGCATCACGGATGATCTCATCTTTCTCATTACCTCGACGGATGGGTGTCGCGTCATGGCCTCGCAATCTGTTGCTCTGGTACATTCGCGCACTTCAGACGTGGCGCTCTTGAGCAGCGTTCTCAACGTTGATCAGGTCATCACCGGCAGCGTTCGCAAAGATGCAACGCATGTTCGGGTTTCCGTAACAGGTGTTCATCCCTCCGGGCTTGAAACCTGGTCAGAAAGGTTCGACTTTACCACCAACAAGAACGACCTTATGATTTTGGAAGAGCAGACCGCGTCGGCCATTATGGCACGAATTGGACCCCACGAATCTGTCTTGCGCCATATGCAGGCGAGAGTCCCGACAGTCTGTCTCTCAACCTTCCCTGAGATACTCAGCGCGGAAGCAGCGATGGATCAAGGTACATCTGCGTCGCTGCGGAGCGCAATCTTCAAGTTTAAGAACTTAGCTGCGCGCCAGCCTCAATCTGCGCGTATTCAATGTGGGATGACTCAGTGCTACTACTCTTTGGCTCTACTTGGAGAGAGATTAACACCAGAGGAATTGCAAGAAGCAAAGATCGCAGCCGTAAGGGCCCTGCAGCTCGATCCAGAAATGGGAGAAGCTCATGCTGCGATGGGTTGCTCTCACCTCCTGGAGCTCAACGGCGAGGGGGCAGAAGAAGCATTTCGACATGCCCTCACCTTGAGAGAAAGTCCGAACATCCGCCAAGCGTATGCCGACCAGCTAATGACCCTCGGTCGATTCGAAGATGCTGCGATCCAGCTTACAAATTCCCGTCGTGTGGATCCATTCTCCCATCGTCAGCGAGTTTCGACAGCGCGGTTGCGCTATTTGACTTGGCATCCGAACGACGAACCCGATGTTCTTCGAGAAGAGATTCAGTACGGCCCTGCTCCTACGCAGGTGCTTCTTTTCGAGGCGGAACTGTTGCTTCGCAAGGGGAGGGAGGCCGATGCAGCTAATTTGGCTGACACGATCCTGCGGAACTCAGATCCAAGCTCCGCCATGCTGTCAGACTTAGCCGCAATCCTGGCCCTTGCGGGGTTAACAGACAAAGCTCGAGAACTGGTTGATCGTTTTCAGCTACTGAGCCAAGATGCCTTGGTGAGCAGTACGTATCAGGCTCGGCTTTGCATGGCCCTCCGTGACCGGGAAGCCTGCCGCAGTTTTCTCAAAGTTGCTGTCGCTCAACAGGAGCCGCAACTTTGCTGGCTGGCAATTGACCCTAAACTCCAAGACCTTCGAGGCGATTCCATCATTAGCCACGCCAACCAAGTTTCGCGAGGGCCAGGCACCGGCTGGGCTAACAGTTAGCTAGCCTTACCTCACTCCATTGATGCACTAGGAAATGACATGATCCTTGGTAAGCAAGGGGGATTGCCATCTGTGAGCGTAAAGCCGCGAAGCTTCATTATCCCAGTGTTGATCTTAGTTGCGGCTGGCGCTCTGTTCGCGATCATCGCGCGGCGTTGGGTGTATTGGCAGTCGAGCGCGGCGACCGAGAAGACCGACGATGCGTATGTGCGGGCCAACATCGTGCCATTGAGCACACGCATCTCTGACACGTTGCACGATTTGAACGTTAATGACTATCAGACCGTTCGTGCCGGTCAATTGGTGGCAAAACTCGACGATAAAGATTACCGGTCTGAGCTTGACCAAGCTGAGTCGAGTCTCGACGCCGCTAACGCCGCCCTGCAGGACAATCAAGTCCAGAAGCAGGTGCAGAGAGCTTCAATCGCTGCCGCTCAGCAACAGGTGGAGGAGGCTGTCAGCGCCGAGTCTACGGCAGCGGCCAACGTCGCAACTGCCAATTCGGAGGTAGTTCGAGCCGATGAGGAGCGTCAGCGGCAGGAGGCTCTCTACGCGGAGAACGCGGCAACACGCCAGACGCTTGAAAAGGCAGTCGCAGACAGCCGCCGCGCCCACGCGAATTTGGATGGGGCGGAAAGCGACCGGATGAAAGCGGCTGCGACGGTTCAGCAAGCTCGTGCGACGGTGCTGGGAGATGAACGAACCTTGAAACTGCTGAACAGCAAGGATGAAGACTATAGGGCTAGCATCCGCGAAAGGGCGGCTGCAGTTGACACAGCGCAGGTGCAGTTGAATTATACGAAAATCTACGCGCCGGCAGACGGGCGGGTGGGGGAACGAAAAGTCTTCCCGGGCCAGCTCGTTTCACCCGGACTTGAAGTGATCTCGCTCGTGGAAGGGGTCACATGGATTGAAGCTAACTACCAAGAGACACAGTTGGCCGGCATGCGTGTTGGCGACGCGGCAGACATTCACATCGATGCGATGCCTTCTTACTCCTTCCATGGCCATGTGATGGAGATTGCCCCCACCAGTGGTGCGGCTGGGTCGCTACTTCCCCCTGAAAACGCGACAGGAAACTTCACCAAGGTAGTGCAGCGGCTACCGGTTAAGGTGGCAATCGATTCGGGAAGCGTTTCGGCAAACCAGCTGCAGCCCGGCCTGTCAGCAGAGGTCTACATACACGCTTCTGGGGCAAGACATTGAGCACGTCGCGCAGCGGGAACAATCCGGCGGAGGATGTACCGGAGGCAACTGCGTCGCGGCAAGCGGCGGAAGATCGCCACGCACAGTCAGAAAGATCACAGCCACAGCAGGATACGGAGCCGAAGCAGGGCGATGAGCAGTCTCAGGAGCAGAAACGGGTTCCATGGCTTGGTATCGCCGCGGTTATGCTCGGCCTGAGCACCTCTGTCCTTCTAGGACAATTTATAAGCATAGGCCTGGCGGATATTGAAGGAGCTCAGCACCTGAGCAAAGATCAGGGTGCTTGGCTTGCGGCGGTCTACAACGCGGGGCAGATGTTCATTGGACCCATGACGGTCTACATTGGCGGGCTTCTGGGTCCTCGAAAGGTGCTGCTGGTCGCAGCGCCGACCGTGGCAATCTCAGCTTTGTTACTCGGTCTGACAACGTCTTATCCGATTATGCTCACGCTCTTAGCCATTGCAGGCCTGGGCTGTGGCAGCTTCTATCCACTCACCCTGACCTTTGTAGCGAGAAGCCTTCCGAGGCCCTTGTTTCTCTTCGGCATCGCCGCGTATGGCTTCGACGTGGTGAGTTCTCTCCACGTCGCCGCCCTGCTGGAAGGTTGGTACATGCAGTATCTTTCGTGGCATTGGATCTACTGGCAGCCGGCTCTTATGGCGCTGGGTATGTGGGCCCTGGTACAAGCCGGAATTCCGTCCGATCCTACGTCCAGCGTCGACACTGCAAAGCTTCGGCCCTCATGGCAAAGCTTCGTTTATGCAAGTCTTGGATTGGTGTGTCTATTTCTTCTTCTCAGTCAAGGGGTACGACTGAACTGGGGGACCTCAGGCGGAGTAGCTGCGCTAGCGGCGGCGGGCGCGTTTCTGCTGCTTGCGTCCCTGATCAGCCATCTCTTGCAGCCAAACCCGCTCGTTGATCTTCGTTTCATTTTCCGGCGCAATATCCTGCTGCTCAGCATCTGCCTGTGCGTCCTCCGGTTCAGTCTGCTGTCTTCCGCGCAGCTTGTACCGACGTTCCTTTCCACCGCGCAACACTTTATTCCTTTACAGACCGGGTCGGTGTTGGCCTGGGTCGCCTTGCCTTCGCTTCTCTGCGGAGTGCTGGCCGCCGTCTTCATGAAGTATGTGGACCCACGCCTCTTGCTGGCCTTTGGTTTTCTGCTCACCGGTTCAGCTTGCCTTTGGGATAACGAACTCACCTCGCTATGGTCGCGGCAAAACTTTTTCCCAACCGAGCTTCTCATCGGAGTGGGCGCAGCCATCTCGGTCGTCAGCCTGGTGGGCTGCATCGTGTTGGAAATTGTGAATTCCGGTGCGGTCAAGCAACCGATCGATACGTTGACCTTCGTGGCATGGTTCCATACCGTTCGGCTGTTCGGTGGTGAGATCGTATCGACGCTTATGGGATACCTCCTCTTCGCGCGCTTTCGCTTTCATTTCAGCAGGCTGGCCGACCTCGTCAATACGAGTCGTGCCGCGACAGCGACGCAGTTGCTTGGCATGACCAGGACCATTGCCATGCAGAGTCCGAGCGCAGGATCGTCCCTGGCGCTAACCGGGGCGCTGTTGGCGAACCGCGCTGAGAGGCAAACCGTAACCCTTACGATTGAAGACGCCTACATCCTCGAAGCCCTGGTGATTGCGATAGCCCTGGTATTAGTAGCGTTGATCGGACGCGAGCCGCTTCAATTTAAGGACTTGCTGAAGGATGAGCAATAGAGATGCCTATGCTGCCGGAGAACGGATGGATGTATCAACTGAAGGAATTCACTTGCAGGCCTGTGCCTTGCTTGTCCCTCACTCTCTGCTGTTTGGGCCTCGTAGGGCTCCTACTGCTGTCTCCTCCTGCCGACGGACAATCGAAGGCGATCAATCCGGAAAACATACCGGCCGCTCAGGCCCCCGCGGCAGAGCGTGAGCTTACGCTGAATCAAGCGATCGACCTTGCCCTGGAACACAACGGCGAACTCGAAGTGGCGAAGCTCGACGTGCAACACTTCGAAGCACTGAAAGCGAAAGCTCGAGCACAGTACCTGCCAAAGTTGACCAATAACTCTGATGCCACGTATCTCACCGAACGGGAGGGAGTGGTTTTGCCACGCGCGTCGCTCGGAGTCTTCCCGGCTACAGGACCTATACCAGCAGAGACCATAATCATCGATCAGGGGGCGCATCTCACCTATGCCAGCCGAACCTATCTCAACCAGCCAACTCTGCAGCTCTTTGCAACGCACGCCATGAACCACTCGGCAAAGATGGATGTCGAAACAGCGCGGCTCAACGTCGAGGATAAAAGCGAGAACACAGCCATCCAGGTCCGCCAACTGTACTATCAGGTCCTAGACGCAGAGTCTCAGGTTCGAGCCGCTGAGGAGGAAGTCGCTACTTTTCAGAAGAGCGACCAGGAAGCAGGGGCCGAGGTTCGAGAAGGCTCCGCGTTGCCAGTCAAAGAACTCGTCGTTCTTGCCAACCTGCTGCAAGCAGAAAGTGCGGCGTTGAAGACTCGCAACGCAGAAAGGGACGATCGGCTTGAGTTAAACAACGTCATGGGAGTTCCGCTTAATAGCCGTTTCCGGCTGGTCAATCTAAAAGCGGCCGAGCTCAGCGTCGACGCGCTTCCAACCCGTGACGAAGCTGTACGACTAGCGTTTGCTGGACAACCTGAGGTGCTTATCGCCGAGAAGAAAGTCGAGAAAGCTAAGGCTGAGGTGCGAGTAGCTGAGGACGCGTTTATCCCGGACCTGACTATCAGCACGCATCACAGTTACCAAGTCGGAATTGCGCTCCTCGTGCGCAACTACGGGGTCTTTCAGGGTGAGTTTAGCTACAACCTCTTTAACGGCGGAGCCACGCGAGCGCAAGTGCGCAGCCAGAAGTCACTGCTCGCTGAAGCACAGCAGAATCTCGCCAACGTGCGCGCGTCAACGACAGTCTCCATCGAGACAGCTTACGACAATGTAGAGAATGCGCAGCTTGATCTCACGGCTAAGCAACAGGCTGTCCTCGCGCGTGGTGAAGGGGTGCGAGTCGCCGATTCGAGCTATGCACATGGCGAGATATTGGCCTCTGAGCGGGACATGACACACGCTCAGCTTGCAGAGGCGGAGGTGTCTGAGCGTGAGGCAGAGTTGAACCTTTCATTGGCGCGCAGCCAGGTAAAACGAGTTCTAGGTGAAATACCACGGTAGGTAGGAGCCGGGTGCCGCATTGAGGCGGATGCCTACAGAGAAGGTTCGAAAGGAAGTGTATTGCATGAGCAACCGGCAGAACGGTCCATCATCGAGAAGACTAAACGTATTCGATTCTGAATCTGTCTGCTTCAGAGGAACAGCACGATGGTAGATCTTAAGAAGATCAGGGTCATAGCATTGGCAGAGATAGTCGCCCAAGGAGATCTGGTTGGCCTTCTACATTCGTTAGAGGTGAAGGTTTACCTGGCGGAGAAACTTACCGACCTTCCGAGGGTGCCACCTGCGCCTGGGTTCAGAGACATCATCTTGCTTCCAGCTGAATGCCCTGATGGGGAGGCCTGGATCATAAATGGTGTCTTAAGCCAGTACATGAGTCGTCCGGCATTTCTTGTGTATGGGCGAACTGTTGACTTCGCTCGATGGTCCGGTGTACTCGATTCCGGAGGAACAGACCTCATCACATTCCCCTTCAATGCCGAAACTCTGAGGACAGCCCTTGAACGTGCCGCAGAAAAGACTGCCACTGTCGTCGCGCAAGAGTAGCCGCTGATCCTCAGCTGAGTTCTTCCGCTTGAGCAGTTTGGCTAATCCAGGGATCTCGTTGGTAAGAGCAATCGGTTACGAAGGTCGTCTGGTGCTAACAGTTAGATAACCCACATGATGTGGAATAGACAGGAACTCCGTGGCATCATAGGTTAAATTCGTGATGGCTGAACCATGCATGCTTTTCCAAATGTGCTGTTTTGTAGCTAACTACGAGCTTGCGCCTAAGACGCTACAGAAGTATTGCGGCAAGACAAATAGAGCCTGAGGATCCTATGCGTGACCAAGCACGCTTGACAACGGAGCGGTCGTCATTGTTGAGGGCATGATTGGAGCAGAATTCCTTGAATTCGCTCCAGATCTGGTAGCGCACTTCAAACATCGAAGCTCAAATATTTCGCCTGGATCCGCACAAACCAACTGAGATGACCGTCTCTAAGAAAACCGACTGATGATCAATGACGCTAGGAGCGGCGTCCGAGCGTTGGCATCATAATCCTCGTGAAGCGCACGATCGCATGGAGAGCCTTTAGGCGAAAGCTCACCGCGAAGTAACAACTGGAAAACTCGGTCTATGACATTGATGACCCCGTCCTAGATGAACTTGTTCATTTAAGTTTGGCGAGGACCACAATACAAGCGCCCGACCAAGAACTCTTGCCGGAGGTCACCGATGGAGTGGACTGTAAACCGATCATCCCGACACTCTTTGAGCTGAGATGAAAGTGTTTTTCGATATAGTCCCTCACTTGAATAGCCCGCTCACGCGATTCAATAACCTGATCGGACGATGACTGTGCCTTTGAATAGCCTTCGACCACAATGGGCGAGTTTAGGATGGTCGCTCCTTCTTGCCCCACAAAGGCGTCGATCTGTTGCCGCCCAGCCCCAGTCAGCACTTGCCGTCCACCCGAGTCAATCGCAAAAGCATCCGCTTCTGGAAGCCAGGCGCGGGCTTTCGTCTGAACCCGAAAGTAAGCGCTATTTCTGTAGTCTTCGGGGGTCAGATCTTCAAGCGAATAGAAGCCACGCTTTTTGAAGAACCCGCGAAAGAAGAACTCATGTTTCAGAGCCTCAGTGTCGTCGGCCATATTGCTGGTAGCCGTGTTGACGTTTGCGAGTGTCCCCTGGAGATTCTCGCCTGCTGTACGGCCTGCGGCATCGGGTCCCAGGGCCTCACTCAAGTTGATGTTGAGCTGCTTGGACGACTCATCGATTTGCGCCGATGCATCGCGAATGTTGTCCATGGACTGATCTGCTTTGCCGACCAGGTCGCGCGACTGGAGATCAGTGACCATCTGACTTGCCCGGACAGACACTCCTTCCAGGGTGGCCGTTGCCTGACGTGTGTTGGCCATCGTTCCCTTTAGGTCGTCGGTGATATGCTGGTCCGTGATTAAGGCGCCCACCGGGCCATGCCCCTCCCGTATGCCGGTCACGATCCCATTCGTGTTGTTGACGGTATGGGTGATCGCGTCGAGCGCATTATCCAGGCGAGCACGGACGTCTCCCATGGTCGCATCAGCCTGATCTATCGTGCCGCTTACTTTCTGCATAATGGCAGAGAGTTCGAGTGGCTCTCTGCTCTGCAACGTTGCACCCTCGGCGACCGCACTTGCGCCATCGGTTCCGTTATGTACGAGCAGGAACTTGTCTCCAACAAGCCCGTCCGTCTCAACCGTCACCATGGAATCAGTGCGGATAAGCGCTTTTAGCTTGTCGTCAATGTGTAGTCTCAGGCGAAACTTGCCGTTGGGATGACTCGGAACTTCAATCTGCGTGATCTGGCCGGCTTCATAACCGGATACACGAACGTGCGCACCCGAGATGAGGCCATTCACATTCGCCAATTCCGTGTAGAGGTTCATCTGATGGCCGAACGCCTTATGATGATCTCCGATTAAAAAAAGGCCGAGTCCAAATAAGAGTGTGCCCAGAATGACAAAAGCCGCAACCGCGGCACGGTAAGGTTTCATGATCAGGACTCCGAAAGTAGCTTGCAAACCGTGTCGTTCTCGTTGTGCTCCAAATCCGCGAAGGAACCAAAGCCGACCAACGCACCCTCATCGAGTACGGCCACTTTATCGGCAACACGCCTAGCTCCTCGAACATCATGCGTCACGATAATCATGGTGGTATGCCGTTCCTGCTTAATCTTTAGAAGCAGATCGTCGATTTCGGAAGCTGTGATCGGATCAAGTCCGCTACTTGGCTCATCGATCAACAAGATGCGCGGATTGAGGACAAGAGCGCGGGCTAGTCCTGCGCGTTTCCGCATGCCTCCCGAGAGTTCCACCGGCATTTTCTCTTTATCGGACGCCAAGCCCACCTGCTGCAAAGCTTCATCGACCCGTCTCTTGATCTCGTCCGCTGACTTGTTTTTCTCTAACCGCTGGAGGGGAAGAGCCAGATTATTTGCAACGCTGAAGGAATCGAAAAGAGCGGCACTTTGGAATAGAAAGCCCATCTTTCGACGAACTCTGGTGAGGTCTTCCTCATTGAACTGCACGATGCTTTCTGACTCGATGAACACATCACCCATGTCTGGCTTCAGAAGCCCGATGATGAGCTTCAGGGTCACGCTCTTGCCCACGCCGCTTCGTCCCAGAATGCAAAGGGCTTCACCGTTCCCTACCTGGAACGATACGTCACATAGAATATTCCTTCGACCAAACCGCTTCGACACGTGACAGAATTCAACAACTGGGCCTTCGCTCATATGGCATGCTCCGGAAAAAGAAAGAAGATCAGCTTTACCAGGATCACGTCGCTTAAGATGATCAGCAAAGAAGAGACAACGACGCTTGTGGTTGCAGCTCGTCGAACGCCAGCGGAGCCCTCATTGATGGTATAGCCAAAGAAGCAGGAGACGATTCCGATCAGCAGCCCGAAGACAGTCGTCTTTAAGGTAGGCGGAACGAAGTTTGCCATCTCAACGGACTTGAACGCCTCGCTCAGATAAAGTTTCGCAGAGATGTGAGAGCGGAAGACCTCAGCCACATATCCGCCGGCCAGACCTGCGGCATTCTCGAATGTTGTGAGTAGAGGCATCGCCATAGCACACGCCACGATCCGCGGAACTACGAGGAATTTAACCGAGTCAACGGAGAGCGTTTCGATCGCGTCTATCTGCTCAGTAACCCGCATGTTTGCGAGCTCCGCTCCAATACCAGCCCCCACTCTTCCCGCGAGGAGTAAACCTGTTACAAGTGGTCCAAGCTCGTTGAAGAACGACATCGATTGCAGACCCGGTATCATCGCTTCCGCACCAAATTGAACGAGCGTGCTCCGCGTGTGCAGGGTCGTGACCACACCGATCGCGAAGCCAGATGCGACTACCAGCGGCAATGAGCGCCAGCCGATCTCCGCAATCTGTACCGCCAGCTGACGCCACTCGTAGGGCGGCCGCAACCCGCTACGGAGGGAAGCGACGGCAAAAAATATCAGGTCGCCAGCGACTTCCAGGAATTCCTTCACAATCACCTCATCGGCTTCACGAGTCGGTTGCGGGTCATCTCGTTGCAGAATCGAGTCACGGATTACGACTGCATTTTGCGATCGCAGTGTCTTACGGGACGGTCATCAGCTGTGACGACTTACACAGGTCCGTGTGAGCAACACATAGAGCTATCTGCCTTCGGAACTAATCTCGCGAAAACATCTTAAGAGAAGCGAGGTGACACATCGATGGGATTGCCTAAGCCTAGATACGTCGTTATGAAGCAAGCGGTTGCCCTACTTATCCGAAGGCCGCCATGGGCACT includes these proteins:
- a CDS encoding TolC family protein, with product MYQLKEFTCRPVPCLSLTLCCLGLVGLLLLSPPADGQSKAINPENIPAAQAPAAERELTLNQAIDLALEHNGELEVAKLDVQHFEALKAKARAQYLPKLTNNSDATYLTEREGVVLPRASLGVFPATGPIPAETIIIDQGAHLTYASRTYLNQPTLQLFATHAMNHSAKMDVETARLNVEDKSENTAIQVRQLYYQVLDAESQVRAAEEEVATFQKSDQEAGAEVREGSALPVKELVVLANLLQAESAALKTRNAERDDRLELNNVMGVPLNSRFRLVNLKAAELSVDALPTRDEAVRLAFAGQPEVLIAEKKVEKAKAEVRVAEDAFIPDLTISTHHSYQVGIALLVRNYGVFQGEFSYNLFNGGATRAQVRSQKSLLAEAQQNLANVRASTTVSIETAYDNVENAQLDLTAKQQAVLARGEGVRVADSSYAHGEILASERDMTHAQLAEAEVSEREAELNLSLARSQVKRVLGEIPR
- a CDS encoding MlaD family protein, which produces MKPYRAAVAAFVILGTLLFGLGLFLIGDHHKAFGHQMNLYTELANVNGLISGAHVRVSGYEAGQITQIEVPSHPNGKFRLRLHIDDKLKALIRTDSMVTVETDGLVGDKFLLVHNGTDGASAVAEGATLQSREPLELSAIMQKVSGTIDQADATMGDVRARLDNALDAITHTVNNTNGIVTGIREGHGPVGALITDQHITDDLKGTMANTRQATATLEGVSVRASQMVTDLQSRDLVGKADQSMDNIRDASAQIDESSKQLNINLSEALGPDAAGRTAGENLQGTLANVNTATSNMADDTEALKHEFFFRGFFKKRGFYSLEDLTPEDYRNSAYFRVQTKARAWLPEADAFAIDSGGRQVLTGAGRQQIDAFVGQEGATILNSPIVVEGYSKAQSSSDQVIESRERAIQVRDYIEKHFHLSSKSVGMIGLQSTPSVTSGKSSWSGACIVVLAKLK
- a CDS encoding MFS transporter — translated: MSTSRSGNNPAEDVPEATASRQAAEDRHAQSERSQPQQDTEPKQGDEQSQEQKRVPWLGIAAVMLGLSTSVLLGQFISIGLADIEGAQHLSKDQGAWLAAVYNAGQMFIGPMTVYIGGLLGPRKVLLVAAPTVAISALLLGLTTSYPIMLTLLAIAGLGCGSFYPLTLTFVARSLPRPLFLFGIAAYGFDVVSSLHVAALLEGWYMQYLSWHWIYWQPALMALGMWALVQAGIPSDPTSSVDTAKLRPSWQSFVYASLGLVCLFLLLSQGVRLNWGTSGGVAALAAAGAFLLLASLISHLLQPNPLVDLRFIFRRNILLLSICLCVLRFSLLSSAQLVPTFLSTAQHFIPLQTGSVLAWVALPSLLCGVLAAVFMKYVDPRLLLAFGFLLTGSACLWDNELTSLWSRQNFFPTELLIGVGAAISVVSLVGCIVLEIVNSGAVKQPIDTLTFVAWFHTVRLFGGEIVSTLMGYLLFARFRFHFSRLADLVNTSRAATATQLLGMTRTIAMQSPSAGSSLALTGALLANRAERQTVTLTIEDAYILEALVIAIALVLVALIGREPLQFKDLLKDEQ
- a CDS encoding ABC transporter ATP-binding protein; the protein is MSEGPVVEFCHVSKRFGRRNILCDVSFQVGNGEALCILGRSGVGKSVTLKLIIGLLKPDMGDVFIESESIVQFNEEDLTRVRRKMGFLFQSAALFDSFSVANNLALPLQRLEKNKSADEIKRRVDEALQQVGLASDKEKMPVELSGGMRKRAGLARALVLNPRILLIDEPSSGLDPITASEIDDLLLKIKQERHTTMIIVTHDVRGARRVADKVAVLDEGALVGFGSFADLEHNENDTVCKLLSES
- a CDS encoding MlaE family ABC transporter permease, whose product is MKEFLEVAGDLIFFAVASLRSGLRPPYEWRQLAVQIAEIGWRSLPLVVASGFAIGVVTTLHTRSTLVQFGAEAMIPGLQSMSFFNELGPLVTGLLLAGRVGAGIGAELANMRVTEQIDAIETLSVDSVKFLVVPRIVACAMAMPLLTTFENAAGLAGGYVAEVFRSHISAKLYLSEAFKSVEMANFVPPTLKTTVFGLLIGIVSCFFGYTINEGSAGVRRAATTSVVVSSLLIILSDVILVKLIFFLFPEHAI
- a CDS encoding HlyD family secretion protein codes for the protein MILGKQGGLPSVSVKPRSFIIPVLILVAAGALFAIIARRWVYWQSSAATEKTDDAYVRANIVPLSTRISDTLHDLNVNDYQTVRAGQLVAKLDDKDYRSELDQAESSLDAANAALQDNQVQKQVQRASIAAAQQQVEEAVSAESTAAANVATANSEVVRADEERQRQEALYAENAATRQTLEKAVADSRRAHANLDGAESDRMKAAATVQQARATVLGDERTLKLLNSKDEDYRASIRERAAAVDTAQVQLNYTKIYAPADGRVGERKVFPGQLVSPGLEVISLVEGVTWIEANYQETQLAGMRVGDAADIHIDAMPSYSFHGHVMEIAPTSGAAGSLLPPENATGNFTKVVQRLPVKVAIDSGSVSANQLQPGLSAEVYIHASGARH